Proteins from one Balaenoptera musculus isolate JJ_BM4_2016_0621 chromosome 7, mBalMus1.pri.v3, whole genome shotgun sequence genomic window:
- the PTPRN gene encoding receptor-type tyrosine-protein phosphatase-like N isoform X1, which yields MRRPRRPGGPGGSGGLRVLLCLMLLGSRPGGCNAISAHGCLFDRRLCSHLEVCIQDGLFGQCQVGVGQAQPLLQVTSPVLQRLQGVLRQLMSQGLSWHDDLTQYVISQEMERIPRLHPAEPHPRDRSGLAPRRPGPAGELLLQGIPTGSAPAPQHRLPRPPVGRGGAGAGSPLSPLQAELLPPLLEHLLLPPQPPHPALSYEPALLQPYLFHQFGSRDGPRSSESSPGMVSVGPLPKAEPPALFSRTASKGTFGAHPGHSYGDPPGPPPARLFQESGLLYLAQEPQVPSRAGAPRLPEQGGSSQGDDSSEGYEEEGLEGRREKPPSPEERPADVTLQRLAAVLAGYGVELRQLTPEQLSTLSTLLQLLPKGAGRNLGGVVNIGADIKKTMEEQVQGADAAEPTPPTPSLPGSPTAGPTSNKAQQELSSGSSEPPKAAGPPATPILLEKKSPLGQSQPTVAGQPSARPSAEEYGYIVTDQKPLSLAAGVKLLEILAEHVHMSSGSFINISVVGPALTFRIRHNEQNLSLADVTKQAGMVKSELEAQTGLQILQTGVGQREEAAAVLPRPAHSTSPVRSVLLTLVALAGVAGLLVALAVALCARQRARQRDKERLAALGPEGAHGDTTFEYQDLCRQHMATKSLFNRAEGPPEPSRVSSVSSQFSDAAQASPSSHSSTPSWCEEPAQANMDISTGHMILAYMEDHLRNRDRLAKEWQALCAYQAEPNTCATAQGEGNIKKNRNPDFLPYDHARIKLKVESSPSRSDYINASPIIEHDPRMPAYIATQGPLSHTISDFWQMVWESGCTVIVMLTPLVEDGVKQCDRYWPDEGSSLYHVYEVNLVSEHIWCEDFLVRSFYLKNVQTQETRTLTQFHFLSWPAEGTPASTRPLLDFRRKVNKCYRGRSCPIIVHCSDGAGRTGTYILIDMVLNRMAKGVKEIDIAATLEHVRDQRPGLVRSKDQFEFALTAVAEEVNAILKALPQ from the exons ATGCGGCGCCCGCGGCGGCCTGGGGGTCCCGGGGGATCTGGGGGTCTCCGGGTGCTCCTCTGCCTGATGCTGCTGGGCAGCCGTCCGGGAGGCTGCAACGCCATTAGCGCCCACG GCTGTCTGTTTGACCGCAGACTCTGCTCTCACCTCGAAGTCTGTATTCAGG ATGGCTTGTTTGGACAATGCCAGGTGGGAGTGGGGCAAGCCCAGCCCCTTTTGCAAGTCACCTCCCCAGTTCTTCAACGCTTACAAGGTGTCCTCCGACAGCTCATGTCCCAAG GACTGTCCTGGCACGATGACCTCACCCAGTATGTGATCTCCCAGGAAATGGAGCGCATCCCCAGGCTTCACCCCGCAGAGCCCCATCCAAGGGACAG ATCTGGCTTGGCGCCCAGGAGACCGGGTCCCGCTGGGGAGCTGCTTTTACAGGGCATCCCCACTGGCtccgcccctgccccccagcatcGGCTTCCTCGACCTCCAGTAGGTAGGGGCGGAGCTGGGGCAGgctcccccctctcccctttgcAGGCTGAGCTGCTGCCCCCTCTCCTGGAGCATCTGCTGCTGCCCCCGCagcccccccaccctgccctgagTTATGAACCTGCCCTGCTGCAGCCCTACTTGTTCCATCAG TTTGGCTCCCGCGATGGCCCCCGGAGCTCAGAGAGCTCCCCGGGAATGGTCAGTGTTGGCCCCCTGCCCAAGGCTGAACCCCCAGCCCTCTTCAGCAGAACTGCCTCCAAGGGCACGTTCGGGGCTCACCCTGGCCATTCCTATGGGGACCCTCCAGGGCCTCCGCCTGCTCGGCTTTTCCAGGAGTCAGGGCTGCTCTACCTGGCCCAGGAGCCACAAGTGCCCAGCAGGGCCGGGGCACCAAGGCTGCCAGAGCAAGGGGGCAGCAGCCAGGGAGATGACTCCTCAGAAGGCTATGAGGAGGAAGGACTAGAGGGTCGCAGGGAGAAGCCTCCTTCCCCAGAAGAGCGGCCAG CAGATGTGACTCTGCAGAGACTGGCAGCTGTGCTGGCGGGCTACGGGGTGGAGCTCCGTCAGCTGACTCCTGAGCAGCTCTCCACCCTCTCCAccctgctgcagctgctgcccaAGGGTGCAGGACGAAATCTGG GAGGGGTTGTAAACATTGGAGCTGACATCAAGAAA ACAATGGAGGAGCAGGTGCAGGGCGCAGACGCAGCAGAGCCTACACCGCCCACGCCCTCCCTGCCCGGATCCCCCACTGCTGGTCCCACCTCCAATAAAGCCCAGCAGGAGCTGAGCTCTGGATCCTCTGAGCCTCCCAAAGCTGCCGGCCCCCCTGCCACGCCCATCCTGCTAGAGAAGAAAAGTCCACTGGGCCAGAGCCAGCCCACGGTGGCAGGGCAGCCCTCTGCTAGGccatcagcagaggaatatgGCTACATTGTCACTGACCAGAA GCCCCTGAGTCTGGCTGCAGGAGTGAAGCTTCTGGAGATCCTGGCTGAGCATGTGCACATGTCCTCGGGCAGCTTCATCAACATCAG TGTCGTGGGACCAGCCCTTACCTTCCGCATCCGGCACAATGAACAGAACCTGTCTTTGGCCGATGTGACCAAGCAAGCTG GGATGGTGAAGTCTGAACTGGAAGCACAGACAGGGCTCCAGATCTTGCAGACAGGCGTGGGACAG AGGGAGGAGGCAGCCGCCGTCCTTCCCCGACCGGCCCACAGCACCTCTCCCGTGCGCTCTGTGCTGCTTACTCTGGTGGCCCTGGCGGGTGTGGCCGGGTTGCTCGTGGCTCTGGCAGTGGCCCTGTGTGCGCGGCAGCGTGCGCGGCAGCGGGACAAGGAGCGCCTGGCCGCGCTGGGACCCGAGGGCGCCCACGGTGACACTACCTTTGAGTACCAG GACCTGTGCCGCCAGCACATGGCCACGAAGTCCCTGTTCAACCGGGCAGAGGGTCCACCGGAGCCCTCTCGGGTGAGCAGCGTGTCCTCGCAGTTTAGTGATGCGGCCCAGGCCAGCCCCAGCTCCCACAGCAGCACACCGTCCTGGTGCGAGGAGCCCGCCCAGGCCAACATGGACATCTCCACGGGACACATGATTCTG GCGTACATGGAGGACCACCTGCGGAACCGGGACCGCTTGGCCAAGGAGTGGCAGGCCCTGTGTGCCTACCAGGCGGAGCCCAACACCTGTGCCACCGCCCAGGGGGAGGGCAACATCAAAAAGAACCGCAACCCTGACTTCCTGCCCT ATGACCACGCTCGCATCAAGCTGAAGGTGGAGAGCAGCCCTTCTCGGAGCGATTACATCAACGCCAGCCCCATT ATTGAGCACGACCCTCGGATGCCAGCCTACATAGCCACACAGGGCCCACTGTCACATACCATCTCAGACTTCTGGCAG ATGGTGTGGGAGAGTGGCTGCACTGTCATTGTCATGCTGACCCCGCTGGTGGAGGATGGTGTCAAGCAGTGTGACCGCTACTGGCCAGATGAGGGCTCCTCCCTCTACCACGTATATGAG GTGAACCTGGTGTCGGAGCACATCTGGTGCGAGGACTTCCTAGTGCGGAGCTTCTACCTGAAGAACGTGCAGACCCAGGAGACGCGCACGCTCACGCAGTTCCACTTCCTCAGCTGGCCGGCAGAGGGCACCCCGGCCTCCACCCGGCCCCTGCTGGACTTCCGCAG GAAGGTGAACAAGTGCTACCGGGGCCGCTCCTGCCCCATCATTGTGCACTGCAG TGACGGTGCAGGAAGGACTGGCACCTACATCCTCATCGACATGGTACTGAACCGCATGGCAAAAG GAGTGAAGGAGATTGACATTGCTGCCACCCTGGAGCATGTCCGTGACCAGCGGCCTGGCCTCGTCCGCTCCAAG gacCAGTTTGAATTTGCCCTGACAGCTGTGGCGGAGGAGGTGAATGCCATCCTTAAGGCCCTGCCCCAGTGA
- the PTPRN gene encoding receptor-type tyrosine-protein phosphatase-like N isoform X3 yields MRRPRRPGGPGGSGGLRVLLCLMLLGSRPGGCNAISAHDGLFGQCQVGVGQAQPLLQVTSPVLQRLQGVLRQLMSQGLSWHDDLTQYVISQEMERIPRLHPAEPHPRDRSGLAPRRPGPAGELLLQGIPTGSAPAPQHRLPRPPVGRGGAGAGSPLSPLQAELLPPLLEHLLLPPQPPHPALSYEPALLQPYLFHQFGSRDGPRSSESSPGMVSVGPLPKAEPPALFSRTASKGTFGAHPGHSYGDPPGPPPARLFQESGLLYLAQEPQVPSRAGAPRLPEQGGSSQGDDSSEGYEEEGLEGRREKPPSPEERPADVTLQRLAAVLAGYGVELRQLTPEQLSTLSTLLQLLPKGAGRNLGGVVNIGADIKKTMEEQVQGADAAEPTPPTPSLPGSPTAGPTSNKAQQELSSGSSEPPKAAGPPATPILLEKKSPLGQSQPTVAGQPSARPSAEEYGYIVTDQKPLSLAAGVKLLEILAEHVHMSSGSFINISVVGPALTFRIRHNEQNLSLADVTKQAGMVKSELEAQTGLQILQTGVGQREEAAAVLPRPAHSTSPVRSVLLTLVALAGVAGLLVALAVALCARQRARQRDKERLAALGPEGAHGDTTFEYQDLCRQHMATKSLFNRAEGPPEPSRVSSVSSQFSDAAQASPSSHSSTPSWCEEPAQANMDISTGHMILAYMEDHLRNRDRLAKEWQALCAYQAEPNTCATAQGEGNIKKNRNPDFLPYDHARIKLKVESSPSRSDYINASPIIEHDPRMPAYIATQGPLSHTISDFWQMVWESGCTVIVMLTPLVEDGVKQCDRYWPDEGSSLYHVYEVNLVSEHIWCEDFLVRSFYLKNVQTQETRTLTQFHFLSWPAEGTPASTRPLLDFRRKVNKCYRGRSCPIIVHCSDGAGRTGTYILIDMVLNRMAKGVKEIDIAATLEHVRDQRPGLVRSKDQFEFALTAVAEEVNAILKALPQ; encoded by the exons ATGCGGCGCCCGCGGCGGCCTGGGGGTCCCGGGGGATCTGGGGGTCTCCGGGTGCTCCTCTGCCTGATGCTGCTGGGCAGCCGTCCGGGAGGCTGCAACGCCATTAGCGCCCACG ATGGCTTGTTTGGACAATGCCAGGTGGGAGTGGGGCAAGCCCAGCCCCTTTTGCAAGTCACCTCCCCAGTTCTTCAACGCTTACAAGGTGTCCTCCGACAGCTCATGTCCCAAG GACTGTCCTGGCACGATGACCTCACCCAGTATGTGATCTCCCAGGAAATGGAGCGCATCCCCAGGCTTCACCCCGCAGAGCCCCATCCAAGGGACAG ATCTGGCTTGGCGCCCAGGAGACCGGGTCCCGCTGGGGAGCTGCTTTTACAGGGCATCCCCACTGGCtccgcccctgccccccagcatcGGCTTCCTCGACCTCCAGTAGGTAGGGGCGGAGCTGGGGCAGgctcccccctctcccctttgcAGGCTGAGCTGCTGCCCCCTCTCCTGGAGCATCTGCTGCTGCCCCCGCagcccccccaccctgccctgagTTATGAACCTGCCCTGCTGCAGCCCTACTTGTTCCATCAG TTTGGCTCCCGCGATGGCCCCCGGAGCTCAGAGAGCTCCCCGGGAATGGTCAGTGTTGGCCCCCTGCCCAAGGCTGAACCCCCAGCCCTCTTCAGCAGAACTGCCTCCAAGGGCACGTTCGGGGCTCACCCTGGCCATTCCTATGGGGACCCTCCAGGGCCTCCGCCTGCTCGGCTTTTCCAGGAGTCAGGGCTGCTCTACCTGGCCCAGGAGCCACAAGTGCCCAGCAGGGCCGGGGCACCAAGGCTGCCAGAGCAAGGGGGCAGCAGCCAGGGAGATGACTCCTCAGAAGGCTATGAGGAGGAAGGACTAGAGGGTCGCAGGGAGAAGCCTCCTTCCCCAGAAGAGCGGCCAG CAGATGTGACTCTGCAGAGACTGGCAGCTGTGCTGGCGGGCTACGGGGTGGAGCTCCGTCAGCTGACTCCTGAGCAGCTCTCCACCCTCTCCAccctgctgcagctgctgcccaAGGGTGCAGGACGAAATCTGG GAGGGGTTGTAAACATTGGAGCTGACATCAAGAAA ACAATGGAGGAGCAGGTGCAGGGCGCAGACGCAGCAGAGCCTACACCGCCCACGCCCTCCCTGCCCGGATCCCCCACTGCTGGTCCCACCTCCAATAAAGCCCAGCAGGAGCTGAGCTCTGGATCCTCTGAGCCTCCCAAAGCTGCCGGCCCCCCTGCCACGCCCATCCTGCTAGAGAAGAAAAGTCCACTGGGCCAGAGCCAGCCCACGGTGGCAGGGCAGCCCTCTGCTAGGccatcagcagaggaatatgGCTACATTGTCACTGACCAGAA GCCCCTGAGTCTGGCTGCAGGAGTGAAGCTTCTGGAGATCCTGGCTGAGCATGTGCACATGTCCTCGGGCAGCTTCATCAACATCAG TGTCGTGGGACCAGCCCTTACCTTCCGCATCCGGCACAATGAACAGAACCTGTCTTTGGCCGATGTGACCAAGCAAGCTG GGATGGTGAAGTCTGAACTGGAAGCACAGACAGGGCTCCAGATCTTGCAGACAGGCGTGGGACAG AGGGAGGAGGCAGCCGCCGTCCTTCCCCGACCGGCCCACAGCACCTCTCCCGTGCGCTCTGTGCTGCTTACTCTGGTGGCCCTGGCGGGTGTGGCCGGGTTGCTCGTGGCTCTGGCAGTGGCCCTGTGTGCGCGGCAGCGTGCGCGGCAGCGGGACAAGGAGCGCCTGGCCGCGCTGGGACCCGAGGGCGCCCACGGTGACACTACCTTTGAGTACCAG GACCTGTGCCGCCAGCACATGGCCACGAAGTCCCTGTTCAACCGGGCAGAGGGTCCACCGGAGCCCTCTCGGGTGAGCAGCGTGTCCTCGCAGTTTAGTGATGCGGCCCAGGCCAGCCCCAGCTCCCACAGCAGCACACCGTCCTGGTGCGAGGAGCCCGCCCAGGCCAACATGGACATCTCCACGGGACACATGATTCTG GCGTACATGGAGGACCACCTGCGGAACCGGGACCGCTTGGCCAAGGAGTGGCAGGCCCTGTGTGCCTACCAGGCGGAGCCCAACACCTGTGCCACCGCCCAGGGGGAGGGCAACATCAAAAAGAACCGCAACCCTGACTTCCTGCCCT ATGACCACGCTCGCATCAAGCTGAAGGTGGAGAGCAGCCCTTCTCGGAGCGATTACATCAACGCCAGCCCCATT ATTGAGCACGACCCTCGGATGCCAGCCTACATAGCCACACAGGGCCCACTGTCACATACCATCTCAGACTTCTGGCAG ATGGTGTGGGAGAGTGGCTGCACTGTCATTGTCATGCTGACCCCGCTGGTGGAGGATGGTGTCAAGCAGTGTGACCGCTACTGGCCAGATGAGGGCTCCTCCCTCTACCACGTATATGAG GTGAACCTGGTGTCGGAGCACATCTGGTGCGAGGACTTCCTAGTGCGGAGCTTCTACCTGAAGAACGTGCAGACCCAGGAGACGCGCACGCTCACGCAGTTCCACTTCCTCAGCTGGCCGGCAGAGGGCACCCCGGCCTCCACCCGGCCCCTGCTGGACTTCCGCAG GAAGGTGAACAAGTGCTACCGGGGCCGCTCCTGCCCCATCATTGTGCACTGCAG TGACGGTGCAGGAAGGACTGGCACCTACATCCTCATCGACATGGTACTGAACCGCATGGCAAAAG GAGTGAAGGAGATTGACATTGCTGCCACCCTGGAGCATGTCCGTGACCAGCGGCCTGGCCTCGTCCGCTCCAAG gacCAGTTTGAATTTGCCCTGACAGCTGTGGCGGAGGAGGTGAATGCCATCCTTAAGGCCCTGCCCCAGTGA
- the PTPRN gene encoding receptor-type tyrosine-protein phosphatase-like N isoform X6 yields MRRPRRPGGPGGSGGLRVLLCLMLLGSRPGGCNAISAHGLSWHDDLTQYVISQEMERIPRLHPAEPHPRDRSGLAPRRPGPAGELLLQGIPTGSAPAPQHRLPRPPVGRGGAGAGSPLSPLQAELLPPLLEHLLLPPQPPHPALSYEPALLQPYLFHQFGSRDGPRSSESSPGMVSVGPLPKAEPPALFSRTASKGTFGAHPGHSYGDPPGPPPARLFQESGLLYLAQEPQVPSRAGAPRLPEQGGSSQGDDSSEGYEEEGLEGRREKPPSPEERPADVTLQRLAAVLAGYGVELRQLTPEQLSTLSTLLQLLPKGAGRNLGGVVNIGADIKKTMEEQVQGADAAEPTPPTPSLPGSPTAGPTSNKAQQELSSGSSEPPKAAGPPATPILLEKKSPLGQSQPTVAGQPSARPSAEEYGYIVTDQKPLSLAAGVKLLEILAEHVHMSSGSFINISVVGPALTFRIRHNEQNLSLADVTKQAGMVKSELEAQTGLQILQTGVGQREEAAAVLPRPAHSTSPVRSVLLTLVALAGVAGLLVALAVALCARQRARQRDKERLAALGPEGAHGDTTFEYQDLCRQHMATKSLFNRAEGPPEPSRVSSVSSQFSDAAQASPSSHSSTPSWCEEPAQANMDISTGHMILAYMEDHLRNRDRLAKEWQALCAYQAEPNTCATAQGEGNIKKNRNPDFLPYDHARIKLKVESSPSRSDYINASPIIEHDPRMPAYIATQGPLSHTISDFWQMVWESGCTVIVMLTPLVEDGVKQCDRYWPDEGSSLYHVYEVNLVSEHIWCEDFLVRSFYLKNVQTQETRTLTQFHFLSWPAEGTPASTRPLLDFRRKVNKCYRGRSCPIIVHCSDGAGRTGTYILIDMVLNRMAKGVKEIDIAATLEHVRDQRPGLVRSKDQFEFALTAVAEEVNAILKALPQ; encoded by the exons ATGCGGCGCCCGCGGCGGCCTGGGGGTCCCGGGGGATCTGGGGGTCTCCGGGTGCTCCTCTGCCTGATGCTGCTGGGCAGCCGTCCGGGAGGCTGCAACGCCATTAGCGCCCACG GACTGTCCTGGCACGATGACCTCACCCAGTATGTGATCTCCCAGGAAATGGAGCGCATCCCCAGGCTTCACCCCGCAGAGCCCCATCCAAGGGACAG ATCTGGCTTGGCGCCCAGGAGACCGGGTCCCGCTGGGGAGCTGCTTTTACAGGGCATCCCCACTGGCtccgcccctgccccccagcatcGGCTTCCTCGACCTCCAGTAGGTAGGGGCGGAGCTGGGGCAGgctcccccctctcccctttgcAGGCTGAGCTGCTGCCCCCTCTCCTGGAGCATCTGCTGCTGCCCCCGCagcccccccaccctgccctgagTTATGAACCTGCCCTGCTGCAGCCCTACTTGTTCCATCAG TTTGGCTCCCGCGATGGCCCCCGGAGCTCAGAGAGCTCCCCGGGAATGGTCAGTGTTGGCCCCCTGCCCAAGGCTGAACCCCCAGCCCTCTTCAGCAGAACTGCCTCCAAGGGCACGTTCGGGGCTCACCCTGGCCATTCCTATGGGGACCCTCCAGGGCCTCCGCCTGCTCGGCTTTTCCAGGAGTCAGGGCTGCTCTACCTGGCCCAGGAGCCACAAGTGCCCAGCAGGGCCGGGGCACCAAGGCTGCCAGAGCAAGGGGGCAGCAGCCAGGGAGATGACTCCTCAGAAGGCTATGAGGAGGAAGGACTAGAGGGTCGCAGGGAGAAGCCTCCTTCCCCAGAAGAGCGGCCAG CAGATGTGACTCTGCAGAGACTGGCAGCTGTGCTGGCGGGCTACGGGGTGGAGCTCCGTCAGCTGACTCCTGAGCAGCTCTCCACCCTCTCCAccctgctgcagctgctgcccaAGGGTGCAGGACGAAATCTGG GAGGGGTTGTAAACATTGGAGCTGACATCAAGAAA ACAATGGAGGAGCAGGTGCAGGGCGCAGACGCAGCAGAGCCTACACCGCCCACGCCCTCCCTGCCCGGATCCCCCACTGCTGGTCCCACCTCCAATAAAGCCCAGCAGGAGCTGAGCTCTGGATCCTCTGAGCCTCCCAAAGCTGCCGGCCCCCCTGCCACGCCCATCCTGCTAGAGAAGAAAAGTCCACTGGGCCAGAGCCAGCCCACGGTGGCAGGGCAGCCCTCTGCTAGGccatcagcagaggaatatgGCTACATTGTCACTGACCAGAA GCCCCTGAGTCTGGCTGCAGGAGTGAAGCTTCTGGAGATCCTGGCTGAGCATGTGCACATGTCCTCGGGCAGCTTCATCAACATCAG TGTCGTGGGACCAGCCCTTACCTTCCGCATCCGGCACAATGAACAGAACCTGTCTTTGGCCGATGTGACCAAGCAAGCTG GGATGGTGAAGTCTGAACTGGAAGCACAGACAGGGCTCCAGATCTTGCAGACAGGCGTGGGACAG AGGGAGGAGGCAGCCGCCGTCCTTCCCCGACCGGCCCACAGCACCTCTCCCGTGCGCTCTGTGCTGCTTACTCTGGTGGCCCTGGCGGGTGTGGCCGGGTTGCTCGTGGCTCTGGCAGTGGCCCTGTGTGCGCGGCAGCGTGCGCGGCAGCGGGACAAGGAGCGCCTGGCCGCGCTGGGACCCGAGGGCGCCCACGGTGACACTACCTTTGAGTACCAG GACCTGTGCCGCCAGCACATGGCCACGAAGTCCCTGTTCAACCGGGCAGAGGGTCCACCGGAGCCCTCTCGGGTGAGCAGCGTGTCCTCGCAGTTTAGTGATGCGGCCCAGGCCAGCCCCAGCTCCCACAGCAGCACACCGTCCTGGTGCGAGGAGCCCGCCCAGGCCAACATGGACATCTCCACGGGACACATGATTCTG GCGTACATGGAGGACCACCTGCGGAACCGGGACCGCTTGGCCAAGGAGTGGCAGGCCCTGTGTGCCTACCAGGCGGAGCCCAACACCTGTGCCACCGCCCAGGGGGAGGGCAACATCAAAAAGAACCGCAACCCTGACTTCCTGCCCT ATGACCACGCTCGCATCAAGCTGAAGGTGGAGAGCAGCCCTTCTCGGAGCGATTACATCAACGCCAGCCCCATT ATTGAGCACGACCCTCGGATGCCAGCCTACATAGCCACACAGGGCCCACTGTCACATACCATCTCAGACTTCTGGCAG ATGGTGTGGGAGAGTGGCTGCACTGTCATTGTCATGCTGACCCCGCTGGTGGAGGATGGTGTCAAGCAGTGTGACCGCTACTGGCCAGATGAGGGCTCCTCCCTCTACCACGTATATGAG GTGAACCTGGTGTCGGAGCACATCTGGTGCGAGGACTTCCTAGTGCGGAGCTTCTACCTGAAGAACGTGCAGACCCAGGAGACGCGCACGCTCACGCAGTTCCACTTCCTCAGCTGGCCGGCAGAGGGCACCCCGGCCTCCACCCGGCCCCTGCTGGACTTCCGCAG GAAGGTGAACAAGTGCTACCGGGGCCGCTCCTGCCCCATCATTGTGCACTGCAG TGACGGTGCAGGAAGGACTGGCACCTACATCCTCATCGACATGGTACTGAACCGCATGGCAAAAG GAGTGAAGGAGATTGACATTGCTGCCACCCTGGAGCATGTCCGTGACCAGCGGCCTGGCCTCGTCCGCTCCAAG gacCAGTTTGAATTTGCCCTGACAGCTGTGGCGGAGGAGGTGAATGCCATCCTTAAGGCCCTGCCCCAGTGA